A window of the Henckelia pumila isolate YLH828 chromosome 3, ASM3356847v2, whole genome shotgun sequence genome harbors these coding sequences:
- the LOC140889787 gene encoding uncharacterized protein: MKTAGKSSTSTQPPTSQSNIVIPPPFPAALKKAKIDSQFAKFLEVFEKLNINIPFADALMQMPSYAKFLKEILSNKRKLEEHAMISASINLMPYSVFRKLSLGEPKSTRMSLQLADKSIKYLRRIIEDVLVKVKKFIFPVDFVVLDMEEELNMPLILGRPFLATGKALIDVQKEELLLRVGEKKISFDMFNALKFSQNTFQEPLEVALVSPTHEDEINEGIEEMTTYLNDKESWQKGGKLRLEDLGDRKDLVLKKPSLEEPPTIELKPLPAHLKYVFLGEMEARLLDVLKNHKSVFVWKVADIKGINPSI, encoded by the exons ATGAAAACTGCAGGTAAGTCTTCTACTTCTACACAACCACCCACATCACAGTCGAATATTGTTATTCCACCACCTTTTCCTGCAGCTCTCAAGAAGGCCAAGATAGACTCTCAATTTGCCAAATTTCTAGAAGTATTCGAGAAATTGAATATAAATATCCCCTTCGCCGACGCATTGATGCAAATGCCTAGCTATGCTAAGTTCTTGAAGGAGATTCTCTCCAACAAGAGAAAATTGGAGGAGCATGCAATGATCA GTGCTAGCATAAACTTAATGCCATATTCTGTTTTTAGAAAACTGAGCTTGGGAGAGCCGAAATCCACAAGGAtgtcattgcaattggcggacaAGTCTATCAAATATCTAAGAAGGATAATAGAAGACGTGCTGGTGAAAGTCAAGAAATTCATTTTCCCGGTGGATTTTGTGGTACTTGATATGGAGGAAGAATTGAACATGCCACTTATTCTGGGAAGACCTTTCCTGGCGACAGGGAAAGCACTCATTGATGTCCAAAAGGAAGAATTACTTCTGAGAGTGGGAGAGAAGAAAATCTCTTTTGATATGTTTAATGCTCTAAAATTTTCACAAA ATACGTTTCAGGAACCATTAGAAGTTGCACTTGTATCTCCAACTCATGAGGATGAAATCAATGAAGGAATAGAAGAGATGACTACTTACTTGAATGATAAGGAGTCATGGCAGAAAGGTGGAAAGCTCAGACTCGAAGATCTTGGTGACCGGAAGGACTTAGTCCTCAAGAAACCAAGTCTTGAAGAACCGCCAACTATTGAATTGAAACCACTACCAGCTCATCtgaaatatgtatttttag gtgaaATGGAGGCCAGATTGCTGGATGTtctcaaaaatcacaagagtgtATTTGTCTGGAAGGTAGCAGATATCAAAGGCATTAATCCATCCATCTGA